A portion of the Bacillus sp. es.034 genome contains these proteins:
- a CDS encoding sialidase family protein: MSTLVMNQSIHNGKLYHDDYTNIDFSLIPPGPFSTAHAPTITKMENGDLLCAWFAGSFEGSPDISIVLSKFNHETQEWNVPEIVSQDDTRSEQNPSFFHAPDQSVWLIYTSQEGRQPGKDNMQFTSIIKYQKTYDNGETWMEPAVLFSQPGTFVRQAIQVLSNGRWIFSTWVCEDSEFGLTNDPTVFQVSDDEGQTWKEVRMPESNGRVHANVIELEDGQLVAFMRSRFADYIYRSESRDYGDSWTVPEPTVLPNNNASISAIKLDNGAIAIAYNANSANNPEKGKVAWPGLRNPVVVSVSEDGGNTWPIGRIIEHAEGFIGAENKTNNSQFEYPTIYQDAEGRIHLVYAYKNRICVKYNGFSVEDIYGKKRENEGVYNPTSGEIS; this comes from the coding sequence TTGAGTACATTGGTCATGAACCAGTCCATTCACAATGGTAAATTATATCACGATGATTATACAAATATTGATTTTTCCTTGATACCGCCTGGTCCCTTTTCAACCGCACATGCCCCGACCATTACGAAGATGGAAAATGGGGACTTATTATGCGCATGGTTTGCCGGTTCATTCGAAGGCAGCCCCGATATTTCAATTGTATTATCCAAATTCAATCATGAAACTCAAGAGTGGAATGTACCGGAAATTGTCTCGCAGGATGATACGAGAAGTGAGCAAAACCCTTCCTTTTTCCATGCACCTGATCAATCAGTATGGCTCATCTACACTTCCCAGGAAGGACGGCAGCCTGGGAAAGATAATATGCAGTTCACGTCCATAATCAAATATCAGAAAACATATGATAACGGTGAAACCTGGATGGAACCAGCAGTATTATTCAGCCAGCCTGGTACATTTGTCCGGCAGGCTATCCAAGTATTAAGCAATGGCAGATGGATCTTCAGCACATGGGTATGTGAAGACTCGGAATTCGGTCTTACCAACGATCCTACGGTATTCCAAGTATCAGATGATGAAGGACAAACATGGAAAGAAGTACGCATGCCTGAAAGTAACGGACGCGTGCATGCCAATGTTATAGAATTGGAAGATGGCCAATTAGTGGCCTTTATGAGAAGTAGGTTTGCGGATTATATTTATAGAAGCGAGTCAAGGGATTATGGAGATTCCTGGACAGTGCCCGAGCCAACAGTTTTGCCAAATAACAATGCAAGCATAAGTGCCATTAAACTTGATAACGGCGCCATTGCTATTGCGTATAATGCAAACTCTGCCAATAATCCTGAAAAAGGAAAAGTAGCATGGCCTGGACTGCGTAACCCGGTAGTGGTTTCAGTATCTGAAGATGGCGGAAACACTTGGCCGATCGGCCGAATCATTGAACACGCAGAAGGTTTCATTGGAGCAGAGAACAAAACGAATAATTCACAATTTGAATATCCTACTATTTATCAAGATGCAGAAGGACGTATTCATTTAGTATACGCATATAAGAATCGAATCTGTGTGAAGTATAACGGCTTTTCAGTTGAAGATATATATGGTAAAAAACGCGAAAATGAAGGCGTTTACAATCCTACCTCTGGAGAAATCAGCTAG
- the pdxA gene encoding 4-hydroxythreonine-4-phosphate dehydrogenase PdxA — protein MKKVIGITMGDPAGIGPEISIKAFQKNSLYEKCNPLLIGDKSVIESYLEKFPEIDLKVNAITSPEDALYEWGTMDVMDLASVDASTLQIGEVSKEAGNAAYLYVEKVIELALKGKVDATVTNPLNKEALNLAGHHFAGHTEIYGELTNTSKFSMMLADGDLRVVHVSTHVSLRQACDLVKKERVFDVIKIASNACVSLGIENPRIAVAGLNPHCGENGLFGTEEMDEIIPAIEAAESEGMNVFGPLPADTVFSKARGGMYDIVVVMYHDQGHIPLKLLGFVFDKEQNKWKEVSGVNITLGLPIIRTSVDHGTAFDQAGKMTASELSLENAVDYAVKLANNVD, from the coding sequence ATGAAAAAAGTTATCGGAATCACAATGGGAGATCCGGCGGGTATCGGACCTGAAATCTCAATCAAGGCTTTTCAAAAGAATAGCTTATATGAAAAATGTAACCCCTTACTTATTGGAGATAAAAGTGTCATAGAGAGCTATTTAGAGAAATTCCCAGAGATAGATCTTAAAGTAAATGCCATTACTTCACCTGAAGATGCCTTGTATGAGTGGGGAACAATGGATGTAATGGACTTAGCCTCTGTAGACGCGTCGACATTACAAATTGGTGAAGTGTCCAAGGAAGCCGGAAATGCGGCCTATCTTTATGTTGAAAAAGTGATTGAATTGGCACTTAAGGGGAAAGTGGATGCAACCGTTACGAATCCATTAAATAAAGAAGCGTTAAACCTGGCGGGGCATCACTTTGCCGGCCATACTGAAATTTATGGAGAGCTTACAAACACTTCCAAGTTTTCGATGATGCTCGCTGATGGTGATTTAAGAGTGGTTCACGTTTCAACACATGTATCTTTAAGACAAGCCTGCGATTTAGTGAAAAAAGAAAGAGTATTCGATGTCATAAAGATTGCAAGTAATGCCTGTGTAAGCCTGGGTATCGAAAATCCAAGGATTGCTGTGGCGGGATTAAATCCGCATTGTGGAGAAAATGGATTGTTTGGTACGGAAGAAATGGATGAGATCATCCCTGCTATCGAGGCAGCTGAAAGTGAAGGGATGAATGTATTCGGCCCATTACCTGCAGATACCGTTTTCTCAAAAGCCCGGGGCGGCATGTATGACATCGTTGTGGTGATGTATCATGACCAGGGGCATATCCCGTTAAAACTATTGGGATTTGTATTTGATAAAGAACAAAATAAATGGAAAGAGGTTTCCGGTGTTAATATTACACTGGGATTACCGATTATCCGGACCTCGGTTGACCATGGAACAGCATTCGATCAAGCAGGTAAAATGACAGCGAGTGAACTTAGTCTTGAAAATGCAGTAGATTACGCAGTGAAACTGGCAAATAATGTTGATTGA
- the dapA gene encoding 4-hydroxy-tetrahydrodipicolinate synthase: MPNNLQGIITPIVTPMNDSEEVNYEELVNQVNRVIENGVHGIFTFGTNGEGYILSEEEKVRVMETVVEAVEGRVPVYASTGLIGTQDTIRLSLEAKRVGVDYLSIITPYFAAATQEEIYTHFKTVAEAVDMPIVLYNIPARTGNAIQPATVEKLSQIDNIVGVKDSSGNFDNILQYIERTRNRKDFSVLSGNDSLILWTLLAGGTGGIAGCSNVYPFTMAQIYEQFVNGHIEEARNYQDSIRSFRDCFKYANPNTVVKAAVELLGYPVGKCRAPFNQVSDVGIVALKSVLNENAEAGMK, encoded by the coding sequence ATGCCAAACAATTTGCAGGGAATCATCACACCCATTGTCACACCCATGAATGACAGTGAAGAAGTGAATTATGAAGAACTCGTCAATCAAGTGAACAGAGTCATTGAGAATGGTGTCCATGGCATTTTTACATTCGGTACGAATGGTGAAGGTTATATTTTAAGCGAAGAAGAAAAAGTCCGTGTAATGGAAACAGTCGTTGAGGCTGTAGAGGGAAGGGTTCCGGTATATGCCTCAACAGGTTTGATTGGAACACAAGATACCATTCGCTTGTCCCTGGAAGCAAAGCGTGTGGGTGTCGACTACCTGTCAATCATCACACCGTATTTTGCAGCAGCAACCCAGGAAGAGATTTATACCCATTTTAAAACAGTTGCCGAAGCGGTTGATATGCCAATTGTTTTATACAACATTCCAGCCAGGACAGGTAATGCCATTCAGCCAGCGACTGTTGAAAAACTAAGTCAGATTGACAATATTGTCGGTGTCAAAGATAGCAGCGGCAACTTTGATAATATTCTGCAATATATCGAAAGAACAAGAAATAGGAAAGATTTTTCAGTGCTGTCAGGTAACGATTCCTTAATATTATGGACTCTGCTTGCCGGGGGAACAGGCGGTATTGCAGGGTGTTCGAATGTTTATCCATTTACGATGGCCCAAATATACGAACAATTTGTAAATGGCCATATCGAAGAAGCCCGCAACTATCAAGATTCAATCAGAAGTTTCAGGGACTGTTTTAAATATGCAAATCCCAATACGGTGGTAAAAGCTGCAGTTGAACTGCTTGGCTATCCGGTCGGGAAGTGCCGGGCACCATTCAATCAAGTATCTGATGTAGGAATTGTAGCATTAAAATCAGTATTAAATGAAAATGCTGAAGCTGGAATGAAGTAG